From a region of the Butyrivibrio sp. AE3004 genome:
- the rplC gene encoding 50S ribosomal protein L3 produces the protein MKKAILATKIGMTQIFNEDGSLVPVTVLQAGPCVVTQIKTVENDGYSAVQVGYVDKKEKIINRDKNGKKTIVHAHGVNKAQQGHFKKAGVSCKRFVREFKFENASEYELGSEIKADIFAAGDKIDATATSKGKGFQGAIKKNGQHRGPMAHGSKFHRHQGSNGSSSDPSRVFKGKGMPGHMGSVKVTVQNLEVVRVDADKNLILVKGAVPGPKKGLVTIKETTKVEA, from the coding sequence ATGAAGAAGGCTATCTTAGCTACGAAGATCGGTATGACTCAGATCTTCAACGAAGACGGTTCACTTGTACCTGTAACTGTTCTGCAGGCAGGCCCCTGTGTAGTAACACAGATTAAGACCGTTGAAAACGATGGTTACAGTGCAGTTCAGGTTGGTTATGTTGATAAGAAAGAAAAGATAATCAACAGAGACAAGAACGGCAAGAAGACAATCGTACATGCACATGGTGTAAACAAGGCTCAGCAGGGTCACTTCAAGAAAGCAGGCGTGTCTTGCAAGAGATTCGTTCGTGAGTTCAAGTTCGAGAACGCATCTGAGTACGAGCTTGGAAGTGAAATCAAAGCAGATATCTTCGCTGCAGGTGATAAGATTGATGCAACTGCAACATCCAAGGGTAAGGGATTCCAGGGTGCTATTAAGAAGAATGGTCAGCACAGAGGACCTATGGCTCATGGTTCCAAGTTCCACCGTCATCAGGGTTCTAATGGATCCAGTTCCGATCCGAGCCGTGTATTCAAAGGAAAAGGAATGCCTGGTCACATGGGAAGCGTTAAAGTAACAGTTCAGAATCTTGAGGTTGTTCGTGTTGATGCTGATAAGAATCTGATCCTTGTAAAGGGCGCAGTACCTGGACCGAAGAAGGGACTTGTAACAATCAAGGAAACCACAAAGGTTGAGGCATAA
- the rplD gene encoding 50S ribosomal protein L4, giving the protein MANVSVYNMEGKEVGSIDLNDAIFGVEVNEHLVHLAVVQQLANNRQGTQKAKTRSEVSGGGRKPWRQKGTGHARQGSTRSPQWTGGGVVFAPVPRDYSFKMNQKEKRAALKSALTDKVQTGKLIVLDELKMDEFKTKKFAEVMNNLKATRKALVVVAEKDEKVVKSAKNLTEVKTALTNTINVYDIVNAHTLVLTKDAVAKIEEVYA; this is encoded by the coding sequence ATGGCTAACGTATCTGTTTACAATATGGAAGGCAAAGAAGTTGGCAGCATCGATCTTAATGATGCCATCTTCGGAGTTGAAGTTAATGAACATCTCGTACATCTGGCAGTAGTTCAGCAGCTTGCTAACAATCGTCAGGGTACACAGAAGGCAAAGACACGTTCCGAAGTTAGCGGAGGTGGTCGCAAGCCTTGGAGACAGAAGGGAACCGGTCATGCAAGACAGGGATCCACAAGATCTCCTCAGTGGACAGGCGGCGGTGTAGTATTCGCTCCGGTTCCGAGAGATTATTCTTTCAAGATGAATCAGAAAGAGAAGAGAGCAGCTCTTAAGTCTGCACTCACAGATAAGGTTCAGACAGGTAAGCTTATTGTTCTTGATGAGCTTAAGATGGATGAGTTTAAGACAAAGAAGTTCGCAGAGGTTATGAACAACCTTAAAGCAACTCGCAAGGCACTTGTTGTTGTTGCTGAGAAGGATGAAAAAGTTGTTAAGTCAGCTAAGAACCTTACAGAGGTTAAGACAGCTCTTACAAACACAATCAATGTTTATGACATTGTGAACGCTCATACACTCGTTCTTACAAAGGACGCAGTTGCAAAGATTGAGGAGGTGTATGCATAA
- the rplW gene encoding 50S ribosomal protein L23 has product MAALQYYDVILEPVLTEKSMNAMGEKKYTFFVHPEANKTQIKEAVEKMFEGAKVSKVNTLNANGKLKRRGMTYGRTAKIKKAIVQLTADSKDIEIFQGL; this is encoded by the coding sequence ATGGCAGCTTTACAGTATTATGATGTAATCCTTGAGCCTGTACTTACAGAGAAGAGCATGAATGCCATGGGCGAAAAGAAATACACTTTCTTTGTTCATCCTGAAGCAAACAAGACTCAGATAAAGGAAGCAGTTGAGAAGATGTTCGAAGGCGCTAAGGTTTCAAAGGTAAACACACTTAACGCTAACGGTAAGCTTAAGAGACGCGGTATGACATACGGCAGAACAGCTAAGATCAAAAAAGCAATCGTACAGCTTACAGCAGACAGCAAGGACATCGAGATTTTCCAGGGACTTTGA
- the rplB gene encoding 50S ribosomal protein L2 — MGIKKYGPYTPSRRNMTGSDFSEITKTTPEKSLLVSKNSKAGRNNQGKITVRHRGGGGRRKYRIIDFKRYKDDCNAKVIGIEYDPNRTANIALLEYEDGTKAYILAPQGLKDGMTIMNGPEAEVRIGNCLPLANIPVGESVHNIELYPGRGGQLVRSAGNSAQLMAKEGKYATLRLPSGEMRLVPIECRATIGTVGNIDHNLINIGKAGRKRHMGIRPTVRGSVMNPNDHPHGGGEGRAPIGRSGPCTPWGKPALGYKTRKKKKASNKMIIRRRDGKAIK, encoded by the coding sequence ATGGGAATTAAGAAATACGGCCCATATACACCGTCTAGAAGAAATATGACAGGTTCTGATTTCTCAGAGATCACAAAGACAACTCCTGAGAAGAGCCTTCTTGTTTCAAAGAATTCTAAGGCTGGACGTAATAACCAGGGTAAAATCACAGTAAGACATCGCGGTGGCGGTGGAAGAAGAAAATACAGAATCATCGACTTCAAGCGTTATAAAGATGATTGCAATGCTAAGGTTATCGGTATCGAGTACGATCCTAACAGAACAGCAAACATCGCATTGCTTGAGTATGAGGATGGCACAAAGGCTTACATCCTTGCTCCTCAGGGACTTAAGGATGGCATGACAATCATGAATGGTCCTGAAGCTGAAGTTCGTATCGGTAACTGCCTCCCTCTTGCTAACATACCTGTCGGTGAAAGTGTACACAACATTGAGCTTTATCCTGGAAGAGGTGGTCAGCTTGTTCGTTCAGCTGGTAACTCTGCTCAGCTCATGGCTAAAGAAGGTAAGTATGCAACACTTCGTCTTCCTTCTGGCGAAATGAGACTTGTTCCGATCGAGTGTCGTGCAACAATCGGTACTGTTGGTAACATCGATCATAACCTTATCAATATCGGTAAAGCTGGTCGTAAGCGTCACATGGGCATTCGTCCTACAGTTCGTGGATCAGTTATGAACCCGAATGATCACCCGCATGGTGGTGGTGAAGGTAGAGCACCTATTGGTCGTTCCGGACCGTGCACACCTTGGGGTAAGCCTGCTCTTGGTTATAAGACACGTAAGAAGAAAAAGGCTTCTAACAAGATGATCATCAGAAGAAGAGATGGTAAGGCTATCAAATAA
- the rpsS gene encoding 30S ribosomal protein S19, whose translation MSRSLKKGPFADANLLKKIDAMNAENQKQIVKTWSRRSTIFPSFVGHTIAVHDGRKHIPVYVTEDMVGHKLGEFVPTRTYRGHAGNSPEKKGGVR comes from the coding sequence ATGTCTAGATCACTTAAAAAGGGACCTTTCGCAGATGCAAATTTGCTCAAGAAGATCGATGCAATGAATGCTGAGAATCAGAAGCAGATTGTTAAGACATGGTCCCGTCGTTCCACGATTTTCCCTTCCTTCGTTGGACACACAATCGCTGTTCATGACGGAAGAAAGCATATTCCGGTATATGTAACGGAAGATATGGTTGGTCACAAGCTTGGTGAGTTTGTTCCTACAAGAACCTACAGAGGTCACGCAGGAAACTCTCCTGAGAAGAAGGGCGGAGTTCGCTAA
- the rplV gene encoding 50S ribosomal protein L22, producing MATAHRSQVKRERNAQKDTRPSAKLSYARIPVQKACFVMDAIRGKDVETALAILEYNPRYASSVIYKLLNSAIANAENNNGMNRANLYIAECNASNGPIMKRIQPRAQGRAYRIQKRLSHLTVILDER from the coding sequence ATGGCAACAGCACATAGATCTCAAGTTAAGAGAGAGAGAAATGCTCAGAAGGACACAAGACCTTCAGCAAAATTATCTTACGCAAGAATCCCCGTACAGAAGGCATGCTTCGTTATGGATGCTATAAGGGGTAAGGACGTTGAGACAGCACTTGCTATCCTGGAGTACAATCCGAGATATGCTTCCAGCGTTATTTATAAGTTACTTAATTCTGCAATTGCAAATGCTGAGAACAACAACGGCATGAACAGAGCTAATCTGTACATTGCAGAGTGCAATGCAAGCAATGGCCCGATTATGAAGAGAATTCAGCCTAGAGCTCAGGGTAGAGCTTACAGAATTCAGAAGAGATTAAGCCATTTGACTGTAATTCTGGATGAGAGATAA
- the rpsC gene encoding 30S ribosomal protein S3: protein MGQKVNPHGLRVGIIADWDSKWYAENDEFADNLVEDYKIRKFLKKKLYAAGISKIEIERASDRVKVIVYTAKPGFVIGKGGAEIEVTKKELSKLTDKKVLVDIKEIKKPDKDAQLVAENIAQQLENRVSFRRAMKSCMSRTMKTDAQGIKACCSGRLGGADIARSEFYSEGTIPLQTLRADIDYGFAEADTTYGKVGVKVWIYKGEVLPTKASENSDKEGSDK, encoded by the coding sequence ATGGGACAGAAAGTTAATCCTCATGGCCTCAGAGTCGGCATCATTGCAGATTGGGATTCCAAATGGTATGCAGAGAATGACGAATTTGCAGACAATCTTGTTGAAGATTACAAGATCAGAAAGTTTCTGAAGAAGAAGCTTTACGCTGCAGGCATCTCAAAGATTGAGATCGAGAGAGCATCTGATCGTGTTAAAGTAATCGTATATACAGCTAAGCCCGGTTTTGTAATCGGTAAGGGCGGTGCTGAAATTGAAGTAACAAAGAAAGAGCTTTCAAAGCTTACAGACAAGAAAGTTCTTGTAGATATTAAAGAAATCAAGAAGCCTGATAAGGACGCTCAGCTTGTTGCAGAGAACATCGCACAGCAGCTTGAGAATCGTGTATCTTTCCGTCGTGCTATGAAGTCATGCATGAGCAGAACAATGAAGACAGATGCACAGGGTATTAAGGCATGCTGCAGCGGACGTCTTGGTGGTGCTGATATCGCTCGTAGCGAGTTCTACAGCGAGGGTACAATCCCGCTTCAGACACTTAGAGCAGATATTGATTATGGATTTGCTGAGGCAGATACAACCTATGGTAAGGTTGGTGTTAAGGTATGGATCTATAAGGGTGAAGTACTTCCTACTAAAGCATCCGAGAATTCAGATAAGGAAGGGAGCGATAAATAA
- the rplP gene encoding 50S ribosomal protein L16 codes for MLMPKRVKHRKQFRGSMAGKATRGNTIAYGEYGIVALEPCWIRSNQIEAARVAMTRFIKRGGQVWIKIFPDKPVTAKPAETRMGSGKGSVDYWVAVVKPGRVMFEIGGVDEEVAREALRLATHKLPCKCKIVSKADLEGGASNEN; via the coding sequence ATGTTAATGCCGAAGAGAGTAAAGCATCGTAAGCAGTTCCGCGGTTCTATGGCTGGTAAGGCTACACGCGGCAACACAATTGCATACGGTGAGTATGGAATAGTAGCGCTTGAGCCCTGCTGGATTCGTTCAAATCAGATCGAGGCAGCCCGTGTCGCTATGACTCGTTTCATCAAGCGTGGTGGTCAGGTATGGATTAAGATTTTCCCTGACAAGCCTGTTACAGCAAAGCCTGCTGAAACTCGTATGGGTTCTGGTAAGGGTTCTGTAGATTACTGGGTAGCAGTTGTTAAGCCTGGACGTGTAATGTTTGAAATCGGCGGAGTCGATGAAGAAGTTGCAAGAGAAGCACTTCGTCTTGCAACACACAAACTTCCTTGCAAGTGCAAGATCGTTTCAAAGGCTGATTTGGAAGGCGGTGCATCCAATGAAAACTAA
- the rpmC gene encoding 50S ribosomal protein L29, with amino-acid sequence MKTNKYVEELKAKSAEELSQELVSAKKELFNLRFQNATNQLDNTARIKEVRKNIARIQTVITQKAAQ; translated from the coding sequence ATGAAAACTAATAAGTATGTAGAAGAGCTGAAAGCTAAGTCTGCTGAGGAACTCAGCCAGGAGCTTGTATCAGCTAAAAAGGAACTTTTTAATCTGAGATTCCAGAATGCAACTAACCAGCTGGATAACACAGCAAGAATTAAAGAGGTTAGAAAGAATATTGCTAGAATTCAGACTGTGATCACTCAGAAAGCAGCACAGTAA
- the rpsQ gene encoding 30S ribosomal protein S17 — protein sequence MERNLRKTRVGKVTSDKMDKTIVVSIEDHVKHPLYKKIVKRTYKLKAHDENNECRIGDTVKVMETRPISKDKRWRLVQIIERAK from the coding sequence GTGGAAAGAAATTTAAGAAAAACGCGTGTTGGTAAAGTAACAAGCGATAAGATGGATAAGACCATCGTTGTTTCCATCGAAGATCATGTAAAGCATCCTCTTTACAAGAAGATCGTAAAAAGAACCTATAAGCTGAAGGCTCATGATGAGAACAATGAGTGCCGTATAGGTGATACAGTCAAGGTTATGGAAACAAGACCGATCTCTAAAGACAAGAGATGGAGACTGGTTCAGATTATTGAGCGTGCTAAGTAA
- the rplN gene encoding 50S ribosomal protein L14, with the protein MIQQESRLRVADNTGAKELLTIRVMGGSTRRYARIGDVVVASVKEATPGGVVKKGDVVKAVVVRTVKETRRKDGSYIRFDENAAVIINDEGNPKGTRIFGPVARELRDKKYMKILSLAPEVL; encoded by the coding sequence ATGATTCAGCAGGAAAGCAGACTTAGAGTTGCTGATAACACTGGTGCAAAAGAACTTTTGACTATTCGTGTTATGGGCGGTTCTACAAGAAGATATGCGAGAATCGGCGATGTAGTTGTTGCTTCGGTCAAAGAAGCAACACCAGGCGGCGTTGTAAAGAAGGGTGATGTTGTTAAGGCAGTTGTAGTACGTACTGTTAAAGAAACTCGCCGTAAGGATGGTTCTTATATCCGCTTCGATGAGAACGCTGCAGTTATCATCAATGATGAAGGTAACCCGAAGGGAACTCGTATTTTTGGACCCGTTGCAAGAGAGCTTCGTGATAAGAAATACATGAAGATTCTTTCTCTCGCTCCGGAAGTATTATAA
- the rplX gene encoding 50S ribosomal protein L24: MSTSKIKKGDTVKVIAGKSKDKEGKVLSVDTKNGKVVVEGANMVTKHTKPSAANPNGGIIQQEAPMDISNVMYVHKGKATRVGFKVEDGKKVRIAKSTGDVID; encoded by the coding sequence ATGTCTACAAGTAAGATTAAAAAGGGCGATACTGTTAAAGTAATCGCTGGTAAGAGCAAAGATAAAGAAGGCAAGGTACTCTCAGTTGACACAAAGAATGGTAAGGTAGTAGTTGAGGGTGCTAACATGGTAACAAAGCACACAAAGCCCTCTGCAGCTAACCCCAACGGTGGTATCATTCAGCAGGAAGCTCCCATGGACATCTCCAATGTTATGTATGTTCATAAGGGAAAGGCAACTCGTGTTGGTTTCAAGGTTGAGGATGGTAAGAAGGTCCGCATCGCAAAATCAACAGGTGATGTCATTGACTGA
- the rplE gene encoding 50S ribosomal protein L5 codes for MSRYKDLYKDEIVSAMTKKFGYKNVMEVPKLDKIVINMAVGEAKENAKVLENAANDMQIISGQKPVYTKAKKSIANFKIREGMPIGCKVTLRGEKMYEFMDRLINLALPRVRDFRGVNPNAFDGRGNYALGIKEQLIFPEIEYDKVDKTRGMDIIFTTTAKTDEEARELLTLFNMPFAK; via the coding sequence TTGAGTAGATATAAGGATTTATATAAAGACGAGATCGTGAGCGCTATGACAAAGAAATTTGGTTACAAGAATGTCATGGAAGTTCCGAAGCTTGATAAGATTGTAATAAACATGGCTGTAGGTGAAGCTAAAGAGAACGCTAAGGTTCTTGAGAATGCTGCTAACGATATGCAGATCATCTCCGGTCAGAAGCCTGTTTATACAAAGGCTAAGAAGTCCATCGCTAACTTCAAAATAAGAGAGGGTATGCCGATTGGATGTAAGGTAACTCTTCGTGGTGAGAAGATGTATGAGTTCATGGATCGTCTCATTAACCTCGCACTTCCTCGTGTCCGCGACTTCCGTGGTGTTAACCCGAACGCATTTGATGGCAGAGGAAACTATGCTCTTGGTATCAAAGAGCAGCTCATCTTCCCTGAGATTGAGTACGATAAGGTTGATAAGACAAGAGGTATGGATATCATCTTTACAACAACTGCCAAGACTGATGAAGAGGCTCGTGAGCTTTTAACACTCTTCAACATGCCTTTCGCTAAATAA
- a CDS encoding type Z 30S ribosomal protein S14, whose protein sequence is MAKLSMKVKQQMKPKFSTRAYNRCRICGRPHAYLRKYGICRICFRELAYKGEIPGVRKASW, encoded by the coding sequence ATGGCTAAATTATCCATGAAGGTAAAACAGCAGATGAAACCGAAGTTTTCTACACGTGCATATAATCGTTGCAGAATCTGCGGTCGTCCGCATGCTTATCTTAGAAAATACGGAATCTGCAGAATTTGTTTCCGTGAGTTAGCTTACAAGGGCGAGATCCCGGGTGTACGTAAGGCTAGTTGGTAA
- the rpsH gene encoding 30S ribosomal protein S8 codes for MAMNDPIADMLTRIRNANTAKHDTVDVPSSKMKLAIANILLDEGYIKKFDIVEENGFKNLHITLKYGVDRNDRVITGLKRISKPGLRVYAGRDELPRVLGGLGIAIISTNQGVVTDKKARELQVGGEVLAFVW; via the coding sequence ATGGCAATGAATGATCCTATTGCAGATATGCTTACAAGAATTCGTAATGCGAACACTGCAAAGCATGATACTGTTGACGTTCCCTCTTCAAAGATGAAGCTTGCTATTGCAAACATTCTTCTTGATGAAGGTTATATAAAGAAGTTTGACATTGTTGAAGAGAATGGTTTCAAGAATCTTCACATCACACTTAAGTACGGTGTTGACAGAAATGACAGAGTTATCACCGGTTTAAAGAGAATTTCCAAGCCTGGTCTTCGTGTATACGCAGGTAGAGATGAGCTCCCGAGAGTACTTGGTGGTCTCGGAATTGCAATCATTTCTACAAACCAGGGTGTTGTAACTGATAAAAAAGCAAGAGAACTTCAAGTTGGTGGTGAAGTTCTTGCATTTGTATGGTAA